A segment of the Cricetulus griseus strain 17A/GY chromosome 6, alternate assembly CriGri-PICRH-1.0, whole genome shotgun sequence genome:
GCGCTAGAGCGCTACGGGCTGGCTGGCGGCCGCGGAGCGGGAGACGGCGGCTGCGTGGACGCCTACGCGCTGTGCGACGCGCTGGGCCGGCCCGCGGCGGGCGTGGGCGGCGGCGAGTGGCGAGCGGAGCACCTGCGCGTGCTGGCCGACGCCGAGCGCCCCCTGCTGGTGCAGGACTTGTGGCGCGCGCGGCCGGGCTGGGCGCGGCGCTTCGAGCTGCGCGGCCGTGAGGAGGCACGTCGCCTGGAGCAAGAGGTCTTCGGAGCTGCGGACGGGGACGGTTAGTGGGGAAGGAAGGGCACAGACGTGTGGGCGGGACCCATAGGGAGAGGAGGCGGGGCTCTGGAGGTCTTGGCGCGGAGCAATTTAGAGGGGCGGGGTCAGAAGAATGACCGACTTGGACAGGGGTGTGGGCGTGGTTTATATAAGGAGGCGGGGCCTCATAATAAAAGGCGGAGCTCTTGATGAGAGTGCTGGGGGGAGTGTCCTGTGGGCGGTGCCGGAGGCCgcctactgagtgaggagactgcTGGAATGGAGTGCACAAGGAGGGGAGGCGGGGCCAGTAGGACAGAACTGGTAGTGCTGTTCTGGGGCGGGACTGACAGGCAGGGTCTTTAAAGGCAGTAACGTGGTCAAGGGGCAAGCCCTATGTGAGACATCTTTTCTCACTCTTCCTTTGGGAAATAGCTTTTTTTATCTTAACCAAGATAGGGTTCTGCCGTGTGTCCCAGGATGTCCTTGAATGCTTGATCTTCTGGccccaagtgctgtaattataggtacaccaccatgcctagcccattcattttctactttttaatctCAACAAAGTTCTAGGTGAAGGTTCAGTGTAATGACGTATATAAAGGGCTTGGCACATGCTTAATAAAGGTTAGATAAAATGAACAGTTACCAATCAAAAGAATGGAAATTATTGTCGTCCCTTCTCGggcaaccaaacaaacaaacagaaaaacaaacaaacaaacaaaaaaagctttaCTGAGCACACATTGTGAGCCACACATGATTTTGGTCTCTGATGCCCATGGACAAGCAAAGTTTCCAGTTTCTCAGATCTTAGAAGCATAGTGGAAAACATGCTTCTTCATTTAGCTCCTTCTATAGGGAGGCTACTGTGTGCTGGGGCCTAAGAACTGCTAGGAGACATTGTTAGGAAGGTGGCTGTTTCCAGTGTCCTGAGGACACTTGCACTGTTGGTGCCTAGACCAGTCCCTGACACACAGTAGTTGCTCCCTGAATGCTTGTTAAAAGAATGAATTTCTAAGCAGACAACTCCAAGTTGGAGGTCGAGAGCCAGGGAATAGCCTCTGTGATTTTCGTTTTTCTGTAGGCACAAATGCCCCATCTTGGCGAACACAGAAGAATCGGTCTCGGGCTGCATCTGGTGGGGCGGCTCTGGCCAGCCCAGGTCCAGGATCAGGATCAGGGACCCCCACTGGGTCCGGGGGCAAAGAGCGATCTGAAAATTTGTCCCTGCGTCGCAGTGTGTCTGAGCTGAGTCTGCAGGGGCGGAGGCGCCGGCAGCAAGAACGCAGGCAGCAGGCACTTAGCATGGCTCCTGGGGCAGCTGACACCCAGATGGTACCAACAGACCCTGGAGACTTCGACCAACTGACTCAGTGCCTCATTCAGGCACCCAGCAACCGTCCCTACTTCCTTCTGCTCCAGGGCTACCAGGATGCTCAGGTTAGCCCTATCTCCCCTAGTCATAGAGCCACACCAGACATGGTTGGTCAACAAACCACACTACCAAGAATGCCTTGGGTTGAGGCCTTTTCCATTATAGTGGCAGTTCCCAGTAGGAAATAGCTTGTTAGGAGCTGAGGTGGAGGTCAAATGGGATACCAAGGTCCCATTTGAAGGGATAGCAATGCTTCCTTTCAttcagagggaaaagaaaacatgttcttGGTCAAAGGCCAGTCTATTGTCAAAAGGACATCCCTCACAAACATCTGTTTCTTCAAGGAAAGTCTGTGTCCTACGTCAGAGAAATCTTTGGTACCTAGATCCTTGTTCTGGAAATGCAGCTGTCTTGATGGGAGAAATCAGCTAATTCATTTATAAAGGTTCACATGGGGACCATCTGACCCCTTGTTGATGGAAGCAGGAGACACTGAAACctgtgtgcatttttaaaaaatatttacttatttattatgtatacagtattctgtctgcatgtatccctgcagaccagatctcattacagatggttatgagccaccatgtggttgctgggaattgaactcaggacctctggaagagcagttggtgctcttaacctctgagccatctcttcagccccacctgtatgcatttttatttttgcagtattGAGGATTGAACACAGGCCCTTGCCCCTGCTGGCAAGTGCTCTGAGCAAAGCCCCGAAGCCTTCACTAGTGGGTTCCAGGCAGGCAGTGTACTGCTGAACCATTTTAACTTAGAGACAGGAGCTTCAATGGTTGCCCAAGCTGGTTTTGAATTTATgaccctcctgctccagcctcctgagtagttgGCCTGACATACCTGTGCCATCCAGGCCATGTTTCTGTGTATTACATATTTGAGTGCCACTAGAACATGAGCAGTAGGTTTATTTTATAAAGGGGGTCAAATGGTGCATCCATTTCTAAAGATGGAGGTGAGACCACTTTTAGACCAGAGTCGTCTGCAATGTATCTTTCCATTCAGGATGAAATAAGAAGGGTGCCTCTTTGAAGCATATATAGACATTTCTAGAAGAGCCCACCATCTCTGTGGCAGTCTCTGGAGAGAGCTTCTATTAATGGACAGGGAGAATCTTTGAAGAGCTGCCAGTattaagctgtctctccagcccgtgAAGGGTCTTTTTTAAAGGGCAgagccagggctagagagagcTCTACAGGTAAAAGCACCCACTGCTTTTTTAACTCCCATGTGGACTTAAAGACCAGAGTTATATCCCcggaacccacaaggtggaaggagaacacTAATTCACAAGTTATCCTTTGACATCTATGGGAACCCTGTGGCGCTGCTGCCCACTCCCCCTAAATTTTTACCCCCCAAAAGATGAAGCCACAGAGTGTCTTGGAAGAGGTTATTCATGTGCAAGGGATGCTCAAAGAGTCCTTTGAGAACCCAGGAAACCTCCCTTGAGGTTTTCATCACTTAGAGGAAGTGTGGTTGGAGCAAGAGTCTAGTGTGGTAAGGATGCTGTTTGGACACACGCATCGCCATAGCAACACCTACTTTCCTTTAGGACTTCGTGGTGTATGTGATGACCCGAGAGCAACACGTGTTCGGCCGAGGTGGGCCCTCATCGTCCCGCGGTGGGTCCCCAGCCCCATATGTGGACACCTTTCTCAACGCCCCAGACATACTGCCGCGACACTGCACAGTGCGCGCCGGCCCGGAGCCCCCGGCCATGGTGCGCCCTTCCCGGGGTGCCCCGGTAACGCACAATGGCTGCCTTCTACTGCGCGAGGCGGAGCTGCACCCTGGAGACCTGCTGGGCCTGGGAGAGCATTTCTTGTTTATGTACAAGGACCCCCGCGCCGGGGGCTCTGGGCCTGCTCGGCCACCTTGGCTGCCTTCGCGCCCCGGGGCCGCGCCACCCGGGCCAGGCTGGGCCTTTTCCTGTCGCCTGTGTGGCCGTGGCCTGCAGGAGCGCGGAGAGGCACTGGCCGCTTACCTGGACGGCCGCGAGCCGGTGCTGAGGTTCAGACCACGAGAGGAAGAGGCGCTGCTGGGCGAAATCGTGCGCGCTGCAGCTTCGGGCGCAGGAGACCTGCCCCCGCTCGGGCCTGCCACTCTGCTTGCGCTGTGTGTACAGCATTCGGCGAGGGAGCTGGAGCTGGGCCATCTGCCACGCCTGCTGGGCCGTCTGGCCCGGCTCATCAAAGAGGCCGTTTGGGTGAGCAGGACCCCTTGTCCCACAAGTCTCTCTGCTGCCCCTCTCTTTCCCATCAACAGCCACCCGCACCTGCTCCACAGGTCATTCCTGCCTTCCCCCATAAGTTTTCCATAGTGTCTCTCCTCCTTCAACCAGCTAGCGCTCTGTTCAACCCTTGAGCAAGAAGAAACTACTTTTTCCACGATGCTTTGCGATGGGCTGAGCTAATGGCGCTCATAGGGTTCTGGGAAACCGTGGGTTCCATCACTGTGCTTCAGGAAGTAACTACCTGTGATATTAGATTTTAGTGGTACTGGGGATGATCCTATGGCATCCAGGCTGGCGCTATTGCTGGGACCTCtcctgggtctctcactgacggATTCTGGGCAGGTGCCCTAGTGCTGAGCCTTGTCCTCAGATCCTCACTGAAGGATTGTAGACAAGCACTGcactactgagccacacccccagccctcgttttagatttaattttgagaaaaggtttcactaagttgcccagactggcctggaacttgaggtctttctgcctcagtctcccctttGGAGCTGTGGAATCATGGAGGAAAGCACTCTGGGATGTGGGGGAGGTGCCATTGGATGAGAACCCAGGAGAGGTCACTGTGGGAACTGCATTGGTCAGCCCTTTGGACCTGGCGCTTGGAGTAGTAACAACAGCGACAAACCAGGAAGGTCCGTCAGTGGGACCAACTCTGTAGAAGTGTCCAGAAGGAATTATCCAGAATGAGGGGGAAAATCTCACTGCATGAGAGTCAGAGGGGTCAGAAATTTTCTTGGGGGTAAGAAGAAACCCCATTTGAACAGAAGGGAAATGAAGTGAACAGGTTACTTGTGACTGTGCAGTTACAATGGGAGAGCCTTGCTGGGTGACACAGACCTGTCATTCCATCGACACAAGAGGCTGAGtcgaggattagaagttcaaggcctgcccaAGTTACAGAGAGATTTAAGACCAgtgcctgggcaacttagtgagacactatctcaaaataaaaagttaaaaggtCTGAAGCTGGATAGGGGGTATTTCCTGCCCTTgggggacacagaggcaggaggacggCTCTAGGCTGGAAGCCAGTCAATGCTGcatgtctttaaaacaaacaatgtgtatgtgtgtgagactgGGGAAATTAGCTCAGTGGATACAGTGCTTGCCCCAGAAGCCTGAGGTCtgcagttcagatccccagaacccatttaaAAGCTGGGTAGACATAGTgaccacctgtaatcccagcaatcagaaggGAGAGACAGCATTCCCTGGAGCACGCTGgccagctagactggctggaaTTAGCGggttccagattcagggagatcCCTGCCTCAGTGCAGTGAACTTCAGGCCTCCATGCATGGAGTGTATGTGTGCCCACTCAGGCAAACACTGATACAGCGAGGCAACACACTCGTGCTCAAGAAAGGTGCTTTTAGGCAAACCAAGTTGTAGCATCCTAATCTCTCCATCCACCCCCCTTACATTGATTCTTATCTTACTGTTCTacaggaaaaaattaaagaaattggaGACCGCCAGCCAGAGAAGTAAGAGAAAGCTGGGGCCCacagctctggaggctgaaggGGTTGGGACTGGAGCTCAGCTCTCCAGGGTGCCTTAGTGAAGGCTCTGTGATGCCTGCTAGTGGGGAAACTCAGGCCTTGGAGTTTAGTCTTTATGTTAAGGGTTGAGCTAAAGTCAAAGGGATCACCTCCCTTTCTTTAGCCACCCCGAGGGAGTTCCTGAGGAGCCTCTGACGCCAGAGGCTGTGTCTGTGGAGCTTCGACCACTCATACTGTGGATGGCCAACACTACAGAGCTGCTGAGCTTTGTTCAGGAAAAAGTtctagagatggagaaagaggctGACCAGGAGGGTGAGCACAGGCCCAGGCCCACTTTGTCCTCCTGTCAGACCCTGAACCTGGAAGACCTGGGCTCCAGCCAGCCTCTCTCGCCCCTCTCATCCCCAGGCCTGTCCTCAGACCCACAGCTCTGCAACGACTTGGAATTGTGTGATGAGGCCTTGGCCCTCCTGGATGAGGTCATCATGTGTACATTCCAGCAGTCTGTCTACTACCTCACGAAGGTGggccttgcttctgcttccctttgGAAATACTTTCACTTTCTGTTTAACTGACATTGTGTTGTTCTGATATCACTTCCTTCTTGACctaaagttctctctctctctgcagtcaCTTCCCACATCACACTAGTACTTTGCTCTTGCCACACTACTTCCTATTTGGGCTGACATAATTTCCTTTCTGGTTCATTTCCTGTCTTTGCTATCCCCAGGTCTTTTCCAGCTAAGTAGTTAATTTCCCCCATCGATCACTAGTTTTTCAAGTTTACACTTTTGAAGTTTACTGttaagtagtgtgtgtgtgtgtgtgtgtgtgtgtgtgtgtgtgtgtgtatgtttgtgtgtgtgtgtttgcggaCATCACTTCCTGCATCTCTGGCTTCACTTCCTTTTTCTGAGCATaggtctttgtctttctttctttctttcttttttcttttcttttttttttctttctttctttctttttttttttttttttttttttttttgagacagggtttctctgtgtagctttggagcctatcctggcactcgctctggagaccaggctggcctccaactcacagagatccacctgcctctgcctcccgagtgctgggattaaaggagtgcgccaccaatgccggctctttctttctttttaaattgaagtattgtgccgggcgttggtggcgcactcctttaatcctagcacttgggtggcagaggcaggggaatctctgtgagtttgaggccagcctggtctacaagagcgagttccaggacagcccccaaagccacagagaaaccctgtctcgaaaaaccaaaataaataaataaataaataaattgaagtaTTGTGGTTGGGCTTGATTTACTCCCCTGCTACCTTTGACCTTAATA
Coding sequences within it:
- the Rasip1 gene encoding ras-interacting protein 1 isoform X2 — encoded protein: MLSGERKEGGSPRFGKLHLPVGLWINSPRKQLAKLGRRWPSAASVKSSSSDTGSRSSEPLPPPPPHVELRRVGAVKAAGGASGSRAKRISQLFRGSGAGGAGGPGTPGGAQRWASEKKLPELAAGVAPEPPLPTRAAVPPGVLKIFAAGLASGANYKSVLATERSTARELVAEALERYGLAGGRGAGDGGCVDAYALCDALGRPAAGVGGGEWRAEHLRVLADAERPLLVQDLWRARPGWARRFELRGREEARRLEQEVFGAADGDGTNAPSWRTQKNRSRAASGGAALASPGPGSGSGTPTGSGGKERSENLSLRRSVSELSLQGRRRRQQERRQQALSMAPGAADTQMVPTDPGDFDQLTQCLIQAPSNRPYFLLLQGYQDAQDFVVYVMTREQHVFGRGGPSSSRGGSPAPYVDTFLNAPDILPRHCTVRAGPEPPAMVRPSRGAPVTHNGCLLLREAELHPGDLLGLGEHFLFMYKDPRAGGSGPARPPWLPSRPGAAPPGPGWAFSCRLCGRGLQERGEALAAYLDGREPVLRFRPREEEALLGEIVRAAASGAGDLPPLGPATLLALCVQHSARELELGHLPRLLGRLARLIKEAVWEKIKEIGDRQPENHPEGVPEEPLTPEAVSVELRPLILWMANTTELLSFVQEKVLEMEKEADQEGLSSDPQLCNDLELCDEALALLDEVIMCTFQQSVYYLTKTLYSTLPALLDSNPFTAGAELPGPGAELEAMPPGLRPTLGVFQAALELTSQCELHPDLVSQTFGYLFFFSNASLLNSLMERGQGRPFYQWSRAVQIRTNLDLVLDWLQGAGLGDIATEFFRKLSIAVNLLCVPRTSLLKASWSSLRTDYPTLTPAQLHHLLSHYQLGPGRGPPPAWDPPPAERDAVDTGDIFESFSSHPPLILPLGSSRLRLTGLVTDDALHRELRRLRRLLWDLEQQELPANHRHGPPVAASP